The following coding sequences lie in one Streptomyces xiamenensis genomic window:
- a CDS encoding penicillin-binding transpeptidase domain-containing protein → MTNRTYKRSGLLAFALVLVLLATAAVVLVLRRDDGGSPADRANAGAQRFLDAWAAGELERAAGYTDDPEAARSLLESVENNLRAEELTLGAPGEAVAANGGQDGREDGADGGDAWAVPFTVTFTLPGLGAWTYDTQAVLRPGGVDDGWQVTWESALVHPELAEGQTLVLSHGEAERAPVLAADGSELAGASTVWEVSVWPARLTDPPAAWAALDALDAGIDTDALADRVAEADPDEAVPVVTLRDSVFQEHAEDLRAAPGLQFAEGSRQLAHAARAVVGGVDGSGAGVSGLQERYDEQLAGTASAAVVIADRESGAALETLYEREGGEPGEPVTTTIDPAAQQAAEAALEDAGREGAIVAVRPSTGEVLAAADWPVDGFARSLTGQLAPGSTFKVVTAAALLEGGLTPGDVIGCPKYATVDGFRYENQNEFELGPDTTLHEAFTASCNTALIENRDRLANDSLHTTAQAFGIGTEWNVGASTYDGNVPVAENDNELAASLIGQARVQTSPLVMASVAATVADGTFRQPVLVPDAVTERHEAPATLDPQTVDGLRTMMRATVTEGSASALREVPGVPHGKTGTAEFENADGELSTNAWIIGYLGERDLAFAVVLEDGGSGGSDAGPVAAAFLNALDG, encoded by the coding sequence ATGACCAACCGGACATATAAGAGGAGCGGGCTGCTCGCGTTCGCGCTCGTACTCGTCCTCCTCGCGACAGCAGCCGTGGTGCTGGTGCTGCGCCGGGACGACGGCGGGAGCCCCGCCGACCGGGCGAACGCCGGTGCCCAGCGGTTCCTGGACGCCTGGGCGGCCGGTGAGCTGGAGCGGGCCGCCGGATACACGGACGACCCGGAGGCGGCACGGTCGCTGCTGGAGTCGGTGGAGAACAATCTGCGCGCCGAGGAGCTGACGCTCGGCGCCCCGGGCGAAGCCGTCGCGGCGAACGGCGGGCAGGACGGCAGGGAGGACGGGGCCGACGGCGGGGACGCGTGGGCCGTGCCGTTCACCGTCACCTTCACCCTGCCGGGCCTCGGCGCCTGGACCTACGACACACAGGCCGTGCTACGCCCCGGCGGGGTCGACGACGGCTGGCAGGTGACGTGGGAGTCCGCCCTCGTCCACCCGGAGCTGGCCGAGGGCCAGACGCTGGTGCTCTCCCACGGGGAGGCCGAGCGGGCGCCGGTCCTCGCGGCGGACGGCAGCGAACTGGCCGGCGCGTCCACCGTGTGGGAGGTGAGTGTCTGGCCGGCGCGGCTGACCGATCCGCCCGCCGCCTGGGCGGCCCTGGACGCGCTCGACGCCGGGATCGACACCGACGCGCTCGCCGACCGCGTCGCGGAAGCCGATCCGGACGAGGCGGTTCCGGTGGTGACGCTGCGCGACAGCGTCTTCCAGGAGCACGCGGAGGACCTGCGGGCCGCGCCCGGACTCCAGTTCGCCGAGGGCAGCCGCCAACTGGCGCACGCGGCGCGGGCCGTGGTCGGCGGCGTGGACGGCAGCGGGGCCGGGGTGTCCGGACTCCAGGAGCGCTACGACGAACAGCTCGCGGGTACGGCGTCGGCCGCCGTGGTCATCGCCGACCGGGAGTCGGGCGCCGCGCTGGAGACCCTGTACGAGCGGGAGGGCGGTGAGCCCGGCGAGCCGGTGACCACGACCATCGATCCGGCGGCGCAGCAGGCGGCCGAAGCCGCGCTGGAGGACGCCGGTCGTGAGGGCGCGATCGTCGCCGTCCGGCCCTCGACGGGCGAGGTGCTGGCCGCCGCCGACTGGCCCGTCGACGGTTTCGCCCGTTCGCTGACCGGACAGCTGGCGCCGGGTTCCACCTTCAAGGTGGTGACGGCGGCGGCGCTGCTGGAGGGCGGCCTGACGCCGGGCGATGTCATCGGCTGCCCGAAGTACGCGACCGTCGACGGGTTCCGGTACGAGAACCAGAACGAGTTCGAGCTGGGCCCGGACACCACCTTGCACGAGGCGTTCACGGCCTCCTGCAACACGGCGCTCATCGAGAACCGCGACCGGCTCGCGAACGACTCCCTGCACACGACGGCGCAGGCGTTCGGCATCGGCACGGAGTGGAACGTGGGCGCGTCCACCTACGACGGCAACGTTCCGGTGGCGGAGAACGACAACGAACTGGCCGCCTCCCTCATCGGCCAGGCCCGGGTGCAGACCAGCCCGCTGGTGATGGCGTCGGTGGCGGCGACGGTCGCGGACGGGACGTTCCGGCAGCCGGTCCTCGTCCCGGACGCCGTGACGGAACGGCACGAGGCCCCCGCCACGCTGGACCCGCAGACGGTGGACGGGCTGCGCACGATGATGCGGGCGACGGTCACCGAAGGCTCGGCGTCGGCGCTGCGCGAGGTGCCCGGGGTGCCGCACGGCAAGACGGGGACGGCGGAGTTCGAGAACGCGGACGGCGAACTGTCCACCAACGCCTGGATCATCGGCTACCTCGGCGAGCGGGATCTGGCGTTCGCGGTGGTCCTGGAGGACGGCGGTTCGGGCGGCAGCGACGCCGGCCCGGTGGCGGCGGCCTTCCTCAACGCGCTGGACGGCTGA
- a CDS encoding iron chaperone yields the protein MSSAPKSSDRKKKTTSSASSGEGFSEQERAAMKERAAELKTEGRRGRGAAKAAAEEKECLAKIAEMPDGDRELGERLHAMVTEAAPELAPKLWYGQPAYAKDGKVVCFFRSGRMDKVRYTVFGFNETANLDDTSGMWPTSYAITDELSEAAEATLRDLITKAVS from the coding sequence ATGAGCAGCGCGCCGAAGTCCAGCGATCGGAAGAAGAAGACCACGTCCTCCGCGTCCTCGGGGGAGGGGTTCTCCGAGCAGGAGCGTGCGGCGATGAAGGAGCGCGCCGCAGAGCTGAAGACCGAGGGGCGCCGTGGCCGGGGCGCGGCCAAGGCGGCGGCGGAGGAAAAGGAGTGCCTGGCCAAGATCGCCGAGATGCCGGACGGGGACCGGGAGCTGGGCGAACGCCTGCACGCCATGGTCACCGAGGCCGCCCCGGAGCTCGCGCCGAAGCTCTGGTACGGGCAGCCCGCGTACGCCAAGGACGGCAAGGTCGTGTGCTTCTTCCGCAGCGGGCGGATGGACAAGGTCCGGTACACCGTCTTCGGCTTCAACGAGACGGCGAACCTCGATGACACCAGCGGCATGTGGCCGACGTCCTACGCCATCACCGACGAGCTGAGCGAGGCGGCGGAGGCCACCCTCCGGGATCTGATCACCAAGGCCGTCTCCTGA
- a CDS encoding alpha/beta hydrolase: MSAYRPDRRGVLKAAGSITAAMALGGGAVLATASAAHAVGDGFGLRIVERNEDNARMKYYRFATDAIQWDPAVNVLLPDDYHTSGRTYPVLYLFHGGMEDFRTFDTDPGRDIRAVTAGKPLIVVMPDGGPAGWYSNPVNSFTGPRNWEHFHINQLLPWVEANFRTYAEYDGRAVGGFSMGGFGALKYAAKYFGHFASVSAHSGPASLRRDDGAVVHWANVSSAAVELGTGTVYGVPWDQARVSADNPVERLESYRNKRIFLVAGTSPDPTNPFDSLNEVHVLAGQREFRSLLSGAGIGHEGLEVEGGHFVRRELLADDINGIIGRLRKA; the protein is encoded by the coding sequence ATGAGCGCATACCGTCCGGACCGGCGCGGGGTACTGAAGGCGGCCGGCTCGATCACCGCAGCGATGGCGCTGGGCGGCGGTGCCGTCCTGGCCACGGCGTCGGCGGCGCACGCGGTCGGCGACGGCTTCGGGCTGCGGATCGTGGAGCGCAACGAGGACAACGCCCGGATGAAGTACTACCGGTTCGCGACCGACGCGATCCAGTGGGACCCGGCCGTCAACGTGCTCCTGCCCGACGACTATCACACCAGCGGGCGCACGTACCCCGTCCTCTATCTCTTCCACGGCGGCATGGAGGACTTCAGGACCTTCGACACGGACCCCGGGCGCGACATCCGCGCCGTGACGGCCGGCAAACCGCTCATCGTCGTGATGCCGGACGGCGGCCCGGCCGGCTGGTACAGCAACCCCGTCAACTCGTTCACCGGGCCCCGGAACTGGGAGCACTTCCACATCAACCAGCTCCTCCCGTGGGTCGAGGCGAACTTCCGCACCTACGCCGAGTACGACGGCCGCGCCGTCGGCGGCTTCTCGATGGGGGGCTTCGGCGCGCTGAAGTACGCCGCCAAGTACTTCGGCCACTTCGCCTCGGTGAGCGCCCACTCCGGGCCGGCCAGCCTGCGCCGCGACGACGGTGCGGTGGTCCACTGGGCCAACGTGTCCTCCGCCGCCGTGGAACTGGGCACCGGCACGGTCTACGGCGTGCCGTGGGACCAGGCCCGGGTCAGCGCCGACAACCCGGTGGAGCGGCTGGAGAGTTACCGCAACAAGCGGATCTTCCTGGTCGCCGGGACCAGCCCCGATCCGACCAACCCGTTCGACAGCCTCAACGAGGTGCATGTGCTGGCGGGCCAGCGGGAGTTCCGGTCCCTTCTGTCGGGCGCCGGCATCGGGCACGAAGGGCTTGAGGTGGAGGGCGGGCACTTCGTCCGCAGGGAACTGCTGGCCGACGACATCAACGGCATCATCGGCCGGCTCCGCAAGGCGTAG
- a CDS encoding response regulator translates to MIRLVVVDDHPIVRGGLRDTFADAEDIVVVGEAGDGAEGVERARALAADVVLMDLRMPGMDGVAATAALRDRAPGARVLILTTFDSESDVLPAIEAGATGYLLKDALPDELMRAVRAAARGEPVLAPSVMQHLMGQVRRPGAGTLTDREREVLQLVANGRSNREAAAALFIGEASIKTHLQHIYDKFGVRDRASAVAEGYRRRLLT, encoded by the coding sequence ATGATTCGACTGGTCGTTGTCGACGATCATCCGATCGTGCGGGGTGGTCTTCGCGACACCTTCGCGGACGCCGAGGACATCGTCGTGGTCGGTGAGGCCGGGGACGGCGCCGAGGGTGTCGAACGCGCGCGGGCGCTGGCGGCGGATGTCGTGCTCATGGACCTGCGGATGCCCGGGATGGACGGCGTCGCCGCGACCGCGGCCCTGCGCGATCGGGCCCCGGGTGCCCGCGTGCTGATCCTGACCACCTTCGACAGCGAGAGCGATGTCCTGCCGGCGATCGAGGCGGGTGCGACCGGATATCTCCTGAAGGACGCGCTGCCCGACGAACTGATGCGCGCCGTCCGCGCCGCCGCGCGGGGAGAGCCGGTGCTCGCGCCGTCGGTGATGCAGCACCTCATGGGGCAGGTGCGCAGGCCCGGCGCCGGCACGCTGACCGACCGCGAGAGGGAAGTGCTGCAACTGGTCGCGAACGGCAGGTCGAATCGTGAGGCCGCCGCCGCGCTGTTCATCGGCGAGGCGAGCATCAAGACCCATCTGCAGCACATCTACGACAAGTTCGGCGTGCGTGATCGCGCCTCCGCGGTGGCCGAGGGCTACCGCCGGCGCCTGCTCACGTGA
- a CDS encoding sensor histidine kinase: protein MMRDAGAGEHPGSGTHPSAIAEEVESAHRSRLAWKAEQLRVWGLLQLVTPWLLLTVSTAVYFSWTLPASGEHFWPEGASVLGLVAASVLWVLFGHTLPLRRRTLRPVPAGLYFVGLLALSVTLMTYSDIFLVFTVAGFFHAYMLKPWPLGVLGVLTTSVALNGAAMSVWEDPTPQTLAELILIVTVQTAAIGVGIVLTARSEPEERKREALVERLEAALHENAGLHAQLVAQAREAGAQDERQRLAGEIHDTLAQGLAGIITQLQAAERSARVRGETEEHVGRALRLARSSLTEARRSVQALAPRELGQAHLPDALRTLTERWAREQGTSAHMEVTGTREPLSPAIEVSLFRVAQESLTNVAKHADAARVGVTLSYTGTEVLLDVRDDGRGFADEVGTGFGLTSMRQRIRGVGGHLEVQSAPGDGVSVSARVPAIAPGGTRTKGEIDR, encoded by the coding sequence ATGATGCGGGATGCCGGGGCCGGTGAGCACCCGGGCTCCGGGACGCACCCATCCGCCATCGCGGAAGAGGTGGAGAGCGCGCACCGCTCCCGCTTGGCCTGGAAGGCGGAGCAACTGCGGGTCTGGGGTCTGCTGCAGCTGGTCACACCGTGGCTGCTGCTGACGGTTTCGACGGCGGTCTACTTCTCGTGGACGCTGCCGGCCTCCGGTGAACACTTCTGGCCCGAGGGCGCGTCCGTCCTCGGGCTGGTCGCGGCCTCGGTGCTGTGGGTGCTCTTCGGGCACACGCTGCCCCTCAGGAGGAGGACGCTGCGGCCCGTGCCGGCGGGCCTCTACTTCGTGGGACTGCTGGCCCTGTCCGTCACCCTCATGACGTACTCCGACATCTTCCTCGTCTTCACCGTCGCGGGCTTCTTCCACGCGTACATGCTCAAGCCGTGGCCGCTGGGAGTGCTCGGAGTCCTGACCACCTCCGTGGCCCTCAACGGCGCGGCGATGAGCGTGTGGGAGGACCCGACCCCGCAGACGCTCGCGGAGCTCATCCTGATCGTCACCGTGCAGACCGCGGCGATCGGGGTGGGCATCGTGCTGACCGCGCGCAGCGAGCCGGAGGAACGCAAGCGGGAGGCGCTCGTCGAGCGGCTTGAGGCGGCCCTGCACGAGAACGCCGGGCTGCACGCGCAACTGGTCGCCCAGGCCCGTGAAGCCGGGGCGCAGGATGAGCGGCAGCGACTGGCCGGCGAGATCCACGACACGCTGGCCCAGGGCCTCGCCGGCATCATCACGCAGCTCCAGGCGGCGGAGCGTTCGGCGCGGGTGCGGGGCGAGACGGAGGAGCACGTGGGACGTGCGCTCCGGCTCGCGCGCAGCAGCCTGACCGAGGCCAGACGGTCCGTACAGGCGCTCGCTCCCCGGGAGCTGGGGCAGGCGCACCTCCCCGACGCGCTGCGCACGCTGACCGAGCGGTGGGCGCGGGAGCAGGGGACCAGCGCGCACATGGAGGTCACCGGCACCCGGGAGCCGCTGAGCCCGGCGATCGAGGTGTCTCTCTTCCGGGTCGCGCAGGAGTCGCTGACCAACGTGGCGAAGCACGCGGACGCCGCACGCGTCGGTGTCACGCTGTCGTACACGGGCACCGAGGTGCTGTTGGACGTGCGCGACGATGGACGGGGGTTCGCGGACGAGGTCGGCACCGGCTTCGGCCTCACGAGCATGCGCCAGCGCATCAGAGGGGTCGGCGGTCACCTGGAGGTGCAGAGCGCACCCGGTGACGGGGTGTCCGTCAGTGCGCGCGTTCCGGCGATCGCGCCCGGGGGCACGCGAACGAAGGGGGAGATCGACCGATGA
- a CDS encoding ABC transporter permease yields MPALLKLVKVETRLFLRDSATVVFGVLFPAGLLLVLGSIPALREVSPENGGLRSIDIWAPTALVFGMVMIAVQHIPAVVATYRERGILRRLSTTPAHPRSVLLAQMMVAFASVVVSAALTILLAWAVLDIAPPERPLAFVVACVVGYAALLGIGMISAAVARTSGAANQTGTLLFVALMFFGGAFLPRALMPDVLRTVGEFIPPGLQALTTAWSAEAGEVTATAGGQPFWLHIAIMAGIAVTASAIAAKLFRWE; encoded by the coding sequence ATGCCCGCTCTGCTGAAGTTGGTCAAGGTCGAGACGCGACTCTTCCTCCGGGACTCCGCCACCGTCGTCTTCGGTGTGCTGTTCCCGGCGGGGCTCCTGCTCGTGCTGGGTTCCATCCCGGCGCTCCGGGAGGTGTCGCCGGAGAACGGCGGGCTCCGGTCCATCGACATCTGGGCGCCGACGGCGCTGGTGTTCGGGATGGTGATGATCGCCGTGCAGCACATCCCGGCGGTGGTCGCGACGTACCGGGAGCGCGGCATCCTGCGCAGGCTGTCGACCACCCCCGCGCATCCGCGCAGTGTCCTGCTCGCGCAAATGATGGTCGCGTTCGCCTCGGTGGTCGTCTCCGCCGCGCTCACGATCCTCCTCGCGTGGGCGGTGCTGGACATCGCGCCGCCCGAGCGCCCCCTGGCGTTCGTCGTCGCCTGCGTCGTCGGCTACGCGGCGCTGCTGGGAATCGGCATGATCTCCGCGGCCGTGGCCCGCACGAGCGGTGCCGCGAACCAGACCGGCACCCTGCTGTTCGTCGCGCTGATGTTCTTCGGCGGGGCCTTCCTGCCCCGTGCCCTCATGCCCGATGTGCTGCGCACGGTCGGCGAGTTCATACCGCCCGGGCTGCAGGCTCTCACCACGGCGTGGTCCGCCGAAGCGGGCGAGGTCACCGCCACCGCCGGTGGCCAGCCCTTCTGGCTGCACATTGCCATAATGGCGGGCATCGCCGTGACCGCGAGCGCGATCGCCGCGAAGCTCTTCCGGTGGGAGTAG
- a CDS encoding ABC transporter ATP-binding protein, with product MTALDVRHLHKRYGRHVAVEDVSFTVEEGEIFGIIGPNGAGKTTTVESIAGLRTPDSGSISVLGLDPVKDRAEVRELLGVQLQESSFPDAIKVAEALDLYSSFYRNPADWRELMELLGLTQKRDTRYKALSGGQKQRLSIALALVGNPRIAILDELTTGLDPQARRDTWSLIERVRDTGVTILLVTHFMDEAERLSDRIAVIDGGRVAAVDTPEGLIARSSAVQQVRFRVSQPLDMGVLTDLPDVSHVEITGGRWRVTGQGQLLSSVAGALARAQVVAEDLRVDQRSLDDAFVAFTGRAPQTPEASGTEVD from the coding sequence ATGACCGCATTGGACGTGCGACATCTGCACAAACGCTACGGGCGGCACGTTGCCGTGGAGGATGTCTCCTTCACCGTCGAGGAGGGGGAGATCTTCGGCATCATCGGGCCCAACGGCGCCGGCAAGACGACCACCGTCGAGAGCATCGCGGGCCTGCGAACGCCCGACTCGGGCTCGATCTCGGTGCTGGGGCTCGACCCGGTCAAGGACCGGGCCGAGGTGCGTGAGCTGCTCGGGGTGCAACTCCAGGAGAGCAGCTTCCCGGACGCGATCAAGGTCGCCGAGGCCCTCGATCTGTACAGCTCCTTCTACCGGAACCCCGCCGACTGGCGCGAGCTCATGGAGCTCCTCGGTCTGACCCAGAAGCGCGACACGCGCTACAAGGCGCTCTCGGGCGGGCAGAAGCAGCGGCTGTCGATCGCGCTCGCGCTCGTCGGCAATCCGAGGATCGCGATTCTTGACGAGCTCACGACGGGCCTGGATCCGCAGGCCAGGCGCGACACCTGGAGCCTCATCGAGCGGGTCCGCGACACGGGCGTCACGATCCTGCTCGTCACACACTTCATGGATGAGGCGGAGCGCCTGAGCGACCGGATCGCCGTCATCGACGGTGGCCGGGTCGCCGCGGTGGACACGCCGGAAGGGCTGATCGCGCGGTCGAGCGCGGTGCAGCAGGTCCGGTTCCGCGTGAGCCAGCCGCTGGACATGGGTGTCCTGACCGATCTTCCCGACGTGAGCCATGTCGAGATCACCGGGGGACGCTGGCGGGTCACCGGCCAGGGGCAGCTGCTGAGCAGCGTGGCGGGGGCTCTCGCCCGCGCGCAGGTCGTGGCGGAGGATCTCCGCGTCGACCAGCGCAGCCTCGACGACGCGTTCGTGGCCTTCACCGGACGCGCCCCGCAGACCCCGGAAGCCTCCGGCACGGAGGTGGACTGA
- a CDS encoding C40 family peptidase, whose product MGTHRKPRTGILESPAGRRGALGMGAAALASATLLSSQTAYADDIDDQRERAEAAAGRAADVKDRVDALYREAGTATQHYNAAQEDVTAQQELVEQLLDEAAQATDRVNEARRTLGSYAAAQYRTGAGSAMPSTITFMLSADPQSYFDQRYALDRLGEQQQQALTDFTARQSQATEQRDAATEALDELVVREDELQEQKETVQGKLAEARQLLEQLTEEEQDELAELERLEREEAERVAEQERLEREAAERAAAEEAARAQEEADAAAGQGSGGSGSGSGSGSGSGGSDTGGTYATKAEAAIAFAEAQIGKPYVWGATGPNSYDCSGLTQAAWREAGVTIPRVTWDQVNIGTKIAKSDLQPGDLVFFYSDISHVGLYIGGGQMIHAPKPGDVIKVESIDYMPWHSAVRPA is encoded by the coding sequence TTGGGTACTCACCGCAAGCCGCGTACCGGAATCCTGGAATCCCCCGCCGGCCGCCGGGGCGCCCTGGGCATGGGCGCCGCCGCGCTCGCCTCGGCCACCCTGCTGTCGTCGCAGACCGCGTACGCCGACGACATCGACGACCAGCGCGAACGCGCCGAGGCCGCGGCCGGCCGCGCCGCCGACGTCAAGGACCGGGTGGACGCGCTCTACCGGGAGGCCGGCACCGCCACCCAGCACTACAACGCGGCGCAGGAGGACGTGACCGCGCAGCAGGAGCTGGTCGAACAGCTGCTGGACGAGGCGGCCCAGGCCACCGACCGGGTCAACGAGGCCCGCCGCACGCTCGGCAGTTACGCCGCCGCCCAGTACCGTACGGGCGCCGGCTCCGCGATGCCGTCCACCATCACCTTCATGCTGTCGGCCGATCCGCAGAGCTACTTCGACCAGCGGTACGCGCTGGACCGGCTCGGCGAACAGCAGCAGCAGGCGCTCACCGACTTCACCGCACGGCAGTCGCAGGCCACCGAGCAGCGCGACGCCGCGACGGAGGCGCTGGACGAACTGGTGGTGCGCGAGGACGAACTCCAGGAGCAGAAGGAGACGGTCCAGGGCAAGCTCGCTGAGGCGCGGCAGCTGCTGGAGCAGCTGACCGAGGAGGAGCAGGACGAACTGGCCGAGCTGGAGCGGCTGGAGCGGGAAGAGGCCGAGCGGGTCGCCGAGCAGGAGCGCCTGGAGCGCGAGGCGGCGGAACGGGCCGCGGCCGAGGAGGCCGCCCGCGCGCAGGAGGAGGCGGACGCGGCGGCCGGGCAGGGCTCGGGCGGTTCCGGGTCGGGCTCCGGCTCCGGGTCGGGCTCGGGTGGCTCGGACACGGGCGGCACGTACGCGACCAAGGCGGAGGCCGCGATCGCCTTCGCGGAGGCCCAGATCGGCAAGCCGTACGTGTGGGGCGCCACCGGCCCGAACTCGTACGACTGCTCGGGGCTGACCCAGGCCGCCTGGCGCGAGGCCGGGGTGACCATCCCCCGCGTGACCTGGGACCAGGTGAACATCGGCACCAAGATCGCCAAGTCCGACCTGCAACCCGGCGACCTGGTCTTCTTCTACAGCGACATCAGCCACGTGGGCCTGTACATCGGCGGCGGCCAGATGATCCACGCGCCCAAGCCGGGCGATGTGATCAAGGTCGAGTCGATCGACTACATGCCCTGGCACAGCGCCGTCCGCCCGGCCTGA
- a CDS encoding DUF1707 SHOCT-like domain-containing protein: MTERRSQDELRASHADRDIVVERLREAAGEGRLDLDELDERLERALTARTYGELAALTTDLPGPSAPTPATAPAPLAPRPAARPVPAELTVKGGVAGAERTGYWRAPARIIARGGMGGVKLDFTLAELSALETEVEIHGGMGGVTLVVPAGWAIDTQDLEEDLGGLKNKTEHVVPDERTPGLRLTGNGGMGGVVVRHPNLWERRRLRENPS; the protein is encoded by the coding sequence ATGACCGAGCGCCGATCGCAGGACGAACTGCGTGCCTCGCACGCCGACCGGGACATCGTGGTCGAACGGCTGCGCGAGGCAGCCGGGGAGGGCCGGCTCGATCTCGATGAGCTGGACGAGCGGCTGGAACGGGCGCTGACCGCCAGGACCTACGGCGAGCTGGCGGCACTGACCACCGATCTGCCCGGCCCGTCCGCGCCCACGCCCGCGACGGCCCCCGCTCCGCTCGCACCCCGCCCCGCGGCGCGCCCCGTCCCGGCCGAACTCACCGTCAAGGGCGGGGTAGCCGGCGCGGAGCGGACGGGCTACTGGCGGGCGCCGGCCAGGATCATCGCCCGGGGCGGTATGGGCGGCGTCAAGCTCGATTTCACCCTGGCCGAACTGAGCGCCCTGGAGACCGAGGTGGAGATCCACGGCGGGATGGGCGGGGTGACCCTGGTGGTTCCGGCGGGCTGGGCGATCGACACCCAGGACCTCGAAGAGGACCTCGGCGGGCTCAAGAACAAGACCGAGCACGTGGTGCCCGACGAGCGCACGCCCGGGCTGCGGCTGACCGGGAACGGCGGCATGGGCGGCGTCGTCGTCCGCCACCCGAACCTGTGGGAACGGCGCCGGCTGCGGGAAAACCCGTCCTAG